The DNA sequence ACAACCGGCCGGGTCAGCCTTGCCGTCAGCCTTCCATCCTCCCGGCTCACACTCTGCCAGGCCGTTGAGGGCGGCATGCTCACAGAACCGTTCAAATAGAAAACCGCGGTGCCCCTTGCCGCCAGGTCGCCTGGAACGTTTGCCGCCGGCACACCTGTTCGGGTAAAAAGGCTCTCCATTGAAAGGCTGCCGATCCGGTCGCTGTCCGACAGAGGCGCGGCGGAAACACCCCACGGCATTGTCTCTCCGACGACCATCCCCTCCCCGTCCATGGAAACCTCCTCCTCCATCCCCCAGAAGGTGACCGAGAATCTCCTGATCCCGCCCTTCTCGCCCCCGTAAACAACCTTCACAGGGAGGGTTTGCCCCAGGGTCAGGTTGAACATATCAGCTTTGAATTCCTTCCGTCCCTCCTTTTGCATCTGCTCCATGTAAGGGAACAACACATCCGTCGTCAGGAAGCCCGGGGGTACCTTCACCTCTTTTTCGGCAATACTCTTACCCATGCGCTCGGTCTTTTCATAACGGCCCTCCCCTGTTCGGACCCAGGTGGTGGTCCAGGAACCTGGCCCGAAATCGACCTCGCTTACGCTCCCGAGAAGGAGAAGGCCTTCCCCAACGTATGAACGCTGCCTGGTGCGGATCGTAAAGACATCGCCCCGAAAGGAGAGTCTGAGTTCGATGGATTCGTCAAGATCAAACACCTTGTGCCTGCCGTCCCACAGCCCTGAGCCCCTGGAATACCTGTAGGTTCCAACCTTCGCGCCCGAAGAGTAGAGACCCAGCGTCCGGACGCGGGCCTCATCAGTGGAGGTAAACCGTTTTCCGGGGTCGGCATCATCCCGCGCGGCGCCACGGCATCCGGCCAGGGCGACAAGGATGAAAACCGAGAGGGTCAGTAGACGTAATCCTGGAGAGCCTTGACGTCCCAATCTTTCTTCCTCAAAGCCTGAATGCCAAGGCCCACTGCTCTGGCGCCTGGAATGGTGGTGAAGTACGCCACGTTCCTGTCCACAGCTGATCGCCGGATGGTGTAGGAATCCTGAATGGATTTGGCGCCCTCGACGGTGTTGATGACAAGTTGAACATCGCCGTTGATGATGGCATCCACGACGTGGGGCCGGCCCTCCCGCACCTTCCGTACGAAATCGGCCGGGATGCCCTGGTCACCGAGGAATTTCTGCGTCCCTCCTGTGGCGAGTATTTTAAATCCCATCTCCACAAGGTGTGCCGCAATGGGCGCTGCGGCCGCCTTATCCTGGTCCTTGATGGACAGGAGCGCGGTGCCGTCCAGGGGCATATGAACTCCGGCCGCAAGCTGGGCCTTTGCGTAGGCCAGGGGAAAATCGGCATCGATACCCATGACCTCGCCGGTTGATCTCATCTCAGGCCCCAGCAGACAGTCCACGCCGGGAAATTTGATGAACGGGAATACCGCTTCCTTGACGGCTACATGCTCAGGCACCACCTGTTCGGTGAACCCCAGTTCATGAAGTGATCTCCCTATCATTACCCTGGCGGCCAGGTTCGCCAGGGGTACCCCGATGGCCTTGCTCACGAAGGGCACCGTCCGTGACGCGCGGGGATTTACCTCCAGGATGAACACCTCTCCATCACGCACAGCGAACTGAATGTTCATGAGCCCTTTAACATCGAGCGCCTCTCCCAGGAGCCGGGTCTGACGGGTAATTTCATCGACGGTGGCTCCATCCAGGGTGACGGGAGGGAGGCTGCAAGCAGAATCACCGGAGTGGACCCCCGCCTCCTCGATATGCTCCATAATCCCGCCGATAACTACCGTGTGCCCGTCCGCAATGGCGTCGACGTCCACCTCGATGGCGTGATCCAGGAACTTGTCGATAAGAACCGGATGGTCGGATGAGGCCGACACAGCCTCCGTCATGTACCTCTCCAGGCTTTCATCGTCGTGCACGATCTCCATGGCGCGGCCACCGAGAACGTAGGAAGGCCGGACCACGACAGGGTAACCGATCTCAAAGGCGATCTGCTTTGCCTCCCCGAACGATGTGGCCACATCGTTGGCGGGTTGTTTGAGTCCAAGCCCGCTGAGAAGATCCTTGAACCTTTTCCGGTCCTCGGCCAGATCGATCTTCTCCGGGCTGGTCCCGATAATGGGGACGCCCGCAGCCTCCAGGTCGAGCGCGAGCTTGAGAGGGGTCTGGCCGCCGAACTGAACAATGACCCCGTAGGGTTTTTCAACCTCGCATATGTTGAGAACGTGTTCGAGCGTGAGAGGCTCGAAGTAAAGCCGGTCGGACGTGTCGTAATCGGTGCTTACCGTCTCGGGGTTGCAGTTCACCATTATGGTCTCGTAGCCCTCATCGGCAAGCGCGAAGATACCGTGGACACAGCAGTAGTCGAACTCGATGCCCTGCCCGATACGGTTGGGCCCTCCCCCGAGTATAATCACCTTTTTCCGGTCCGTTGGAACGGCCTCATTCTCCGATTCGTAGGTCGAGTAGAGGTAGGGAGTGAACGCCGCAAACTCCGCCCCGCACGTATCCACCGTCTTGAAGGTCGCCCGGACCCCATCGGCGATGCGCCTCTCTCTGACCTCCAAGCCGGCCGACCCGGTCAATTGCCCGAGCCTCAGGTCTGAAAAACCAGCCTGTTTCGCTGCCATAAGGTCATCGGCGGTCATGTCCTCCAGCGATTTTCCGGTAAACCACTCTTCTGCCCGCACGAGTTGCGCCACCTGATCGAGGAACCAGGGATCTATACCGGTGAGCTTCTGTATCTGCTCCATGGGAATCTCCCGACGCATGGCCTCGGCCAGGTACCAGAGCCGCTCCCAGTTGGGGATCCTGAGCTTTTCCAAAAGGCCGTTTTCATCGGCGCTGCGCGGCTCGAGGCCGACCGAATCTATCTCCAGGGAAGAGACGGCCTTCCCCAGCGCCTCCTTGAAGGTTCGCCCGATTGCCATGACCTCCCCCACCGATTTCATCTGGGTGGTGAGGACCTGGTCCGCGTTGGGGAACTTCTCAAAAGTGAATCGTGGAACCTTGACGACAACATAATCAATGGTCGGTTCGAAACAGGCGGGGGTTTCCCTTGTGATGTCGTTGGTGATTTCGTCGAGAGTATAGCCCACTGCAAGCCTGGCCGCAATCTTGGCGATGGGAAAACCGGTCGCTTTCGAGGCCAGGGCGCTGGAACGGGAAACCCGTGGATTCATCTCGATAATCACCATCCTGCCGGTTTTCGGATGTACCCCGAACTGGATATTGCACCCGCCCGTGTCCACGCCTATCTCCCTGATAATGGCCAGGGATGCGTCCCTCATCTCCTGGTATTCCCTGTCGGTCAGGGTCATGGCCGGAGCCACCGTTATGGAATCCCCGGTGTGGATTCCCATGGGATCGAAGTTCTCGATGGGACACACGATCACCACGTTGTCCTTGCGGTCGCGCATCACCTCAAGCTCGAACTCCTTCCAGCCGATAATGCTCTCCTCAACGAGGATCTCGTGGGACGGCGACAGGTCCAGCCCCCATTTTACGTAACGCTCATACTCCTCCATGTTGTAGGCAATATTTCCACCGGTGCCTCCCAGGGTGAAGGATGGCCTGATTATGGCGGGAAGACCGACCTCCTCGAGGATGATCATCGCATCCCCAATGGAATGCACGTAGCCGCTGAGAGGCAGATCCAGCCCGATCCTGGACATCGCTGACTTGAACAGGTCCCTGTCCTCGGCCTTCTCAATGGCCTCCCGATCAGCGCCTATCATCTCCACACCATACTTCTCGAATACACCCTGTTTATCCAGGGCCACCGCCAGGTTCAGCGCCGTCTGGCCTCCGAGTGTGGGGAGTACCGCCTGCGGGCGCTCCTTTTCGATGATCTTCTCCACGAATTCAGGCAGGAGGGGCTCGATGTAGGTCCTGTCGGAAAGTTCCGGGTCGGTCATGATCGTGGCGGGGTTGCTGTTCACGAGGACCACCTCGTAGCCCTCCTCCCGGAGTACCTTGCAGGCCTGGGTGCCTGAGTAATCGAACTCGCACGCCTGGCCGATGACGATGGGCCCGGAACCGATAAGGAGGATCTTCTTTATGTCGTCTCGCCTGGGCAAATTACTACTCTCCTGCTAGGTCATTAATTCAAGGAAACGGCGGAAAAGGTAGTGTGAATCGTGGGGCCCCGGGGATGCCTCGGGGTGGTACTGAACGGAAAAGACGGGGATGTCAAGATGCCGTATCCCCTCCACCGTCCCGTCGTTCAGGTTGATATGGCTCACTTCCACCCTCCCGCCGGCCGCGAGGATGGAGTCGGGGTCCACGACAAATCCGTGGTTCTGGGAGGTAATTTCCACCTTCCCGGTAGCAAGGTCCTTCACAGGATGATTTCCGCCGTGGTGTCCGAAAACCAGCTTGCGGGTACGGCCGCCCAGCGCAAGGCCGAGTATCTGGTGCCCAAGGCAGATCCCGAAAATGGGGACCTTTCCAAGAAGGGCTCTCACCGTATCGACGGCGTATCCAACCGGCTCCGGGTCCCCGGGGCCGTTGGATAGAAAGACCCCGTCGGGTGAAAGTTCCAGGATCCTCTCCGGGGAGATGAAAGCGGGGACCACCGTCACCGCGCACCCCAAACCCGCCAATTCCCTGAGGATATTACGCTTTATACCGAAATCCATGGCAACGACGTGATGCTTTTTTTCAACCCGGGCAAATCCGGTGACAGGGTGGAATGGGCCCTCCTCCCACGTGTACCCCTCAGAAGGGGTGACCTCGGTGACGAGATCCCTGCCCTCCATGCTGCCCCATCCCTTCGCCTTTGCAATGAGTTCATCCGGGTCAATATCACCGATGCCGATCACTCCACCCTGGGCTCCGTGGTCACGAAGGCGCCTCGTCAATGCCCGGGTGTCTATACCTTCGATCCCGACGATACCGTTTCTCTCCAGAAAACTTTCCATCCCCTCGTCCGCCCTCCAGCTGCTCGTAAGCGGTGAACTCTCACGAACGATGAAACCGGCGACATGGGGTCTGGATGATTCACTATCCATTGAATTGACCCCCGTATTGCCGATCTGGGTAGGGGTCATCACCACAATCTGACGATGGTAGGACGGGTCGGTGAGAATCTCCTGGTAACCTGTCATGCAGGTGTTGAAGACAACCTCGCCCACAGCCGTCCCCGATGCCCCGAATCCCCAACCGCGCAGGACAGTGCCATCCGCAAGGGCGAGTATGGCTCTCGGTTTGCTATCTTTCAGGATTTGGGCAAGACTTTGCATGATCCCTCTGAAGGTTTGGAGTTTAATGTTCCAAAATCACCCATTCTTTCTCTCATATACCAGCTTTCCGTCCACGAATGTCGCGTCAACCTCCCCCTTCAGGGTCATTCCCGCGAAAGGAGTGTTCCTCCCCCTCGAGACGAACCGCTGAGGATCGACCGTCCACTTTCTTTCAAGGTCCACGATAATCAGGTCGGCGGGCTCTCCTTTTTTCAGGGAGCCCCCGGGCAGCCCGGCTATGGCGGCTGGAATCGAGGTCCATTTGCCCACCGCATCAGTGAGGCTCAGATGCCCATTTTCCACGAGGCCGAGGGTCAGGGCAAGCGCCGTCTCCAGGCCGGATATCCCGAAGGCGGCCAGGTCAAACTCAACATCCTTCTCGTCCCGGTGGTGAGGGGCATGGTCGGTTGCGATGACGTCAATGGTCCCGTCAGCCAACCCCTCTATTACAGCCTCGACATCATCACTTGTCCGGAGCGGGGGCTTGACCTTGGCGTTTGTGTTATAGCCGATTACAGCTTCGTGTGTGAGAGAAAAGTAATGGGGACACGTCTCGGCGGTTACCGCAATCCCTTCTTTTTTTGCCTGCCGGACAAGAGCGACGGAGTTCCGGGTGCTGATGTGTGCCAGGTGAATCCTCCCCCCGAACTCCCTGACGATAGCCAGATCACGCGCCACCCCGGTGACTTCCGCCGCGGCGGGAATCCCCTGCAGCCCCAGCGTTGTGGATACAAACCCCTCGTGCATCATCCCGTCGCCGGTTATTGTGAGATCCTCGGCATGGTCAACGACAAAAAGCCCGAAAGCGGAGGCGTACTCAACGCCTCTCCTCATTATCTCCCCATCGGGTATGGGGCGGCCGTCGTCGGAAACCGCCACGCACCCCGCTTCCGCCAGTTCACCCATCTCGGATAGGACTTCACCACCCATGCAATGGGTCACACATCCCACAGGGTAAACCCTTGCGAGACCAGCCTCCCGGGCTTTTTCAAGGATGTATGAGGTCACCGAAGCGCTGTCGTTGACCGGATTGGTATTGGCCATGCACATCAGGGACGTGATCCCTCCCTTGACGGCCGCCGCGCAGCCCGTGGCGACGGTCTCCTTGTATTCAAACCCCGGTTCCCTCAGGTGACAATGCATGTCCACGAATCCGGGCATCACCACCTTGCCCGAAGCGTCCATCACCTTGAAGCCTTCGGGGGCATCGAGGTCTTTCCCCACACGGAAAATTGTGCCGTCTTTAATGAGAAGGTCGGTCACATCGTCGCGGCCTGCGCCGGGGTCGACGACCCTTCCTGCCCTAATCAGCCATTTCATTGCTTCCTCCGCCCAGAAGATAGAGGACCGCCATCCTGACAGCCACCCCGTTTTCCACCTGATCAAGGATGACGCTGTGCGCCCCGTCGACTATGTCGGATGAGATCTCCACACCCCGGTTAACAGGACCGGGGTGCATGATTGTGACATCGTCCCTTGCAAGCTTGAGCTTCTCGGAATTGAGCCCGAAAAAACGTGAGTATTCCCGGAGCGTTGGAATCAGAGATCCGCTTTTCCTCTCGAGCTGAATGCGCAGCATGATGATCACGTCAGCATTGTCGATGGCCTCGTCGAAACTCCCCGCCACCTTCGCCCCCATATGGTCGATTCCCCTCGGTATCATGGTCGGCGGACCGCTCACGAACACCTCTGCCCCCATGGCAGTGAAACCCCAGATGTCGGACCTGGCAACGCGGCTGTGTGTAATATCGCCGATGATGGCCACCTTCAGTCCGCCGATACGCCCCTTTGCCTCCCTGACGGTGAACAGGTCCAGGAGACCCTGGGTAGGATGCTGATGGGACCCGTCCCCCGCATTGACGACGGAGCAGTTCAAACGTTCCGCGAGCATGCCGGGAGCGCCGGAGTACCTGTGACGGATCACCACAACGTCGGGAGCCATTGACTCAAGGTTCTTCGCGGTGTCTATGAGCGTTTCCCCCTTGGAAGTGCTGCTGGAGGAGGAGGCAAAATTGACCGCGTCAGCCGAAAGCCTCTTCGCGGCAATCTCGAAGGACGTCCTCGTACGCGTACTGGGTTCAAAAAAGAGGTTAATCACCGTTTTCCCCCGGAGCGCGGGGACCTTCTTGATCTTTCGGGCCGGGATCTCCTTCATACCCGCCGCCGTATCGAGAACCCTCGTGATATCACCGGCCGTGAGGCCGTCAAGACCTATCAGGTGACTGCTGTTGCCGATCATCTTCGCTCCTTAAATCAGACAAAATCTCCCCTTCCGTGATGTAGACCAGATCCTCATCGGCCCCCATCTCCTTTAACTGGACCCTGATATCCTCATGCTTGCCTGTGGGGATGTTGCGCCCCACAAAATCCGCCCTGATGGGCAGTTCCCGGTGTCCGCGATCCACCAGAACCGCAAGCTGGACCCTGGCCGGCCTCCCATGGTCAACCAGGGCATCCAGTGCCGCCCTGATGGTCCGCCCGGTGAACAGGACATCATCCACCAGGACAACCGTCTTTCCACGGACACTGAAAGGGAGATCCGTAACCTTGGGCAGCGGCCTGGGGTTATCGTCGATGTCGTCCCTGTAGAAGGTTATATCCAGACTTCCCGTGAGAACGTCGGCCCCTTCCACATCCCGGATCTGCCCGCGAATCCTTTCTGCGATAAAAGGCCCGGGCTCAGGTATCCCGATTATCACAAGGTCTCCGGGTCCCTTGTTCTTCTCGAGGATCTCGAAGGTAATCCTGCGAATAGCACGCTTGATCTCCACATGGTCCAGTATTTTGCGTTTTCTGCGCCCCTGCATGGCCCTTTACCTCACAAAAAAACCCCCCCGCCATCGGACGAAGAGGCCACACTTTCTCTGCCTGTCATAGTACCCGCCATCTTCCCTTCCTAATCTCACGGAATTAGATTAAAGGGCAATCTACACGCTTTCATTTATCCATTCTTTCGCCACTGCTGTCAAGTAAAAGAATAAAAGAATAATCGGAACTATGGGGTGGATGAATAATTTGGCAAATTACGGATTTCGTTGTAGAATGTGCTGACTGTTTGATGCCATGCATCTGATCCTTAACAGGGGGGACACTTGTTACATAAAAACCGAAGGAAATACCCCAGGGTTCCCACTGATGTCAAGGTGACCTGTGAGCATGGTGCCGATTCCTTCTCTCGCTACACCCTGAATGTCAGCCAGGGGGGCATCTTTATCCGAACCCGGGAACCTCTCGAGATCGGAACCACGATCAAGGCGGAATTCACCCTCCCCTCCATCGGCCACACCTTCTCCATCGAGGGCAAAGTTGTGTGGTGGAAGGCACAGGGAAACGAGAGCGGGGATGCAGGCATGGGAATCGAGTTCACCGATATCTCAAAGAAGGACAGCGGCCTGCTTCGTCAGTACGTGCTGGAGTCCCAGATTACAAGACAGAGATATTGATTCATCGCGGAGGAAAAGGTGACTCACTTTACCGGCAAGAGCGATTCAGCTCGCATACTGGTCGTTGACGACGAGGAGATGGTACGGGAAGTCCTTGTGGAGTTCCTTGTCGCCCAGGGCTATCGGGTCGACACCGCCCCTGGAGGAACGGAAGCCCTTAATCTTGTCGAAGCCAATCCTTACGACCTTATCCTCACAGATATCCGGATGCCTGATAAAAACGGCATGGCCGTTCTGGAGGGCGTCAGGAAGAAGCTCACCAACACGGCCGTAATTCTCATGACCGGACACTCCGAGCTCGACACCGCCATTGAGGCCATGCGAATGGGTGCCTATGATTACATCTCCAAGCCGTTCAACCTCGACAGCCTTCAGGTCTCGGTGGACCGGGCGCTGGAGAAGGTAAACCTCACCCGGCTGAACCGCGAATACCAGAACACCCTGGAGCATAAGGTCATGGAGCAGTCCGAGTTGATCCGCTCCATGTTCACAGACGTGGTTTCCTCCCTGACAACCGCCATAGAGGCCAAGGACCAGTATACCAGCGGTCACTCCTCCAGGGTCACACAGCTCTCCGAGTGGCTCGCCGGCCGGTTGGACCTGAGCAGGGAGATGAAACAGAACATTGTCACCGCGGCGCAGCTTCACGATATCGGTAAGCTGGGAATTGTGGATCGCATCCTGAACAAGCCCGGAAAGCTGACGGACGAGGAGTACGATCTTGTCAAACAACATCCGTTGACGAGCGTACGGATACTGGAACCCATTATCCACCAGCCCACCCTTGGATTCGTAAGGAACCACCATGAACGGTGGGATGGTCGGGGATATCCCGACGGTCTTGCCGGCGACCAGGTCCCCATCGGGGGGAGAATCATCGCCGTTGCCGACGCCTTTGACGCCATGACTTCCACAAGGGCCTACAGACCGTCAATGGGATGGGATAAGGCTATCGCCGAGATCGAGCGGTGTTCCGGCACCCAGTTCGACCCGGATCTGGCAGCCGCATTCCTTCCCATAACTGAAAAAGACCTCGGATGGGAATAGGACCGGTCAGGGGCTGAACATGGTGAAAAGGCGCTCCGTTTTCAGAACATCCTCAATATAACTTTCCAGAAGCAGCCTGTCGGGATTCGTCAGCCCGGTCCACTGGACCCCCATACCCTGTATAGCTTGTTTTTTTCGTGACCAGCTTTCCCTGCCGATCACCCAAACCACCTCCCCGGACTGAAGGATAACCCTTTTGGGGGCGGACAACGCAATGCTTACGGAGATCAGTTCGTTGGCCGGGGCGAGGTCACCGGTCACGAGAAAGCAGCCCCCGAGGCTGAGGTTGGTGATTACGGCGTCATGGGGCAATCCGTCAAGCGTATAATAGCTGGTTGAAATGTGGATGGAGACCCTTTCGTACTGTCTCTTCTCCTCCATTTCGGGAAAAAGGATGGAGTTTATCCGAAAAACGACATGGTGGGGATGGGCGCCCTTGTTGAGCATGCCGTTGACCTTCAGTTCATTGAGCCGGTCCACTATCTCCGACAGCTCATAGGCACCGGTCATAACCAGGACAGGGATGGATTTCCCATACGGCTGATCCCTAAGCCAATCAATCAGTTCGAACCCGTCCCAGCAAGGCATGTTCAGGTCGGTAATGATCAGATCCAGCTCACCGTACCTGCTTTCGATGATATCCTTTGCTTTCAGGCTGCTGGAGCATTCAACAGTCCGGAAAGATGCTTCGCCGAGGAGATCTCCCATCTTGGTCAGGAAAAGGGGAGAGTCGTCAACCAGCAGGATCGTCTTTTCAGTGCTGTCCGTCATCGTCTGCTCCTCCACCGGACGCTTTTTTCGCGGCCTTGTTCTCATACATCCTCCGGTCCGCCTCGATGATCAACTCCTCGAAGAAGGCCGACCGATCAGGATCATACTCCACGGCGCCGAAACTGACTTTGAGAAAGTAGGGCTTGCCCGATTCGGCGTTGGCCTCCTCCAGATTCCGTTGGAGGCGGTCAGTGATCATTTTCTCACAACTCTCACCGGTATCGAGGGCAAAGACAAGAAACTCATCCCCGCCCATCCTGGCCAGCAGGTCCGACTGACGGAAGGTAGAGCGCAGAACCTGGGAGAACAGGGTCAGCGCCGCATCCCCCTCCTTGTGACCATAGACATCGTTGATCTGTTTGAAGTCGTCAAGATCAAAGTACAACAGTATGAGGGCCTTGAAGTTGACCCGGTCAATGAGCCT is a window from the bacterium BMS3Abin14 genome containing:
- the carB gene encoding carbamoyl-phosphate synthase large chain, translated to MPRRDDIKKILLIGSGPIVIGQACEFDYSGTQACKVLREEGYEVVLVNSNPATIMTDPELSDRTYIEPLLPEFVEKIIEKERPQAVLPTLGGQTALNLAVALDKQGVFEKYGVEMIGADREAIEKAEDRDLFKSAMSRIGLDLPLSGYVHSIGDAMIILEEVGLPAIIRPSFTLGGTGGNIAYNMEEYERYVKWGLDLSPSHEILVEESIIGWKEFELEVMRDRKDNVVIVCPIENFDPMGIHTGDSITVAPAMTLTDREYQEMRDASLAIIREIGVDTGGCNIQFGVHPKTGRMVIIEMNPRVSRSSALASKATGFPIAKIAARLAVGYTLDEITNDITRETPACFEPTIDYVVVKVPRFTFEKFPNADQVLTTQMKSVGEVMAIGRTFKEALGKAVSSLEIDSVGLEPRSADENGLLEKLRIPNWERLWYLAEAMRREIPMEQIQKLTGIDPWFLDQVAQLVRAEEWFTGKSLEDMTADDLMAAKQAGFSDLRLGQLTGSAGLEVRERRIADGVRATFKTVDTCGAEFAAFTPYLYSTYESENEAVPTDRKKVIILGGGPNRIGQGIEFDYCCVHGIFALADEGYETIMVNCNPETVSTDYDTSDRLYFEPLTLEHVLNICEVEKPYGVIVQFGGQTPLKLALDLEAAGVPIIGTSPEKIDLAEDRKRFKDLLSGLGLKQPANDVATSFGEAKQIAFEIGYPVVVRPSYVLGGRAMEIVHDDESLERYMTEAVSASSDHPVLIDKFLDHAIEVDVDAIADGHTVVIGGIMEHIEEAGVHSGDSACSLPPVTLDGATVDEITRQTRLLGEALDVKGLMNIQFAVRDGEVFILEVNPRASRTVPFVSKAIGVPLANLAARVMIGRSLHELGFTEQVVPEHVAVKEAVFPFIKFPGVDCLLGPEMRSTGEVMGIDADFPLAYAKAQLAAGVHMPLDGTALLSIKDQDKAAAAPIAAHLVEMGFKILATGGTQKFLGDQGIPADFVRKVREGRPHVVDAIINGDVQLVINTVEGAKSIQDSYTIRRSAVDRNVAYFTTIPGARAVGLGIQALRKKDWDVKALQDYVY
- the pyrB gene encoding aspartate carbamoyltransferase, with translation MIGNSSHLIGLDGLTAGDITRVLDTAAGMKEIPARKIKKVPALRGKTVINLFFEPSTRTRTSFEIAAKRLSADAVNFASSSSSTSKGETLIDTAKNLESMAPDVVVIRHRYSGAPGMLAERLNCSVVNAGDGSHQHPTQGLLDLFTVREAKGRIGGLKVAIIGDITHSRVARSDIWGFTAMGAEVFVSGPPTMIPRGIDHMGAKVAGSFDEAIDNADVIIMLRIQLERKSGSLIPTLREYSRFFGLNSEKLKLARDDVTIMHPGPVNRGVEISSDIVDGAHSVILDQVENGVAVRMAVLYLLGGGSNEMAD
- the pyrC gene encoding dihydroorotase; amino-acid sequence: MKWLIRAGRVVDPGAGRDDVTDLLIKDGTIFRVGKDLDAPEGFKVMDASGKVVMPGFVDMHCHLREPGFEYKETVATGCAAAVKGGITSLMCMANTNPVNDSASVTSYILEKAREAGLARVYPVGCVTHCMGGEVLSEMGELAEAGCVAVSDDGRPIPDGEIMRRGVEYASAFGLFVVDHAEDLTITGDGMMHEGFVSTTLGLQGIPAAAEVTGVARDLAIVREFGGRIHLAHISTRNSVALVRQAKKEGIAVTAETCPHYFSLTHEAVIGYNTNAKVKPPLRTSDDVEAVIEGLADGTIDVIATDHAPHHRDEKDVEFDLAAFGISGLETALALTLGLVENGHLSLTDAVGKWTSIPAAIAGLPGGSLKKGEPADLIIVDLERKWTVDPQRFVSRGRNTPFAGMTLKGEVDATFVDGKLVYERKNG
- the pyrR gene encoding bifunctional protein pyrR, with translation MQGRRKRKILDHVEIKRAIRRITFEILEKNKGPGDLVIIGIPEPGPFIAERIRGQIRDVEGADVLTGSLDITFYRDDIDDNPRPLPKVTDLPFSVRGKTVVLVDDVLFTGRTIRAALDALVDHGRPARVQLAVLVDRGHRELPIRADFVGRNIPTGKHEDIRVQLKEMGADEDLVYITEGEILSDLRSEDDRQQQSPDRS
- a CDS encoding PilZ domain protein → MLHKNRRKYPRVPTDVKVTCEHGADSFSRYTLNVSQGGIFIRTREPLEIGTTIKAEFTLPSIGHTFSIEGKVVWWKAQGNESGDAGMGIEFTDISKKDSGLLRQYVLESQITRQRY
- a CDS encoding transglutaminase-like superfamily protein, giving the protein MGRQGSPGLRLLTLSVFILVALAGCRGAARDDADPGKRFTSTDEARVRTLGLYSSGAKVGTYRYSRGSGLWDGRHKVFDLDESIELRLSFRGDVFTIRTRQRSYVGEGLLLLGSVSEVDFGPGSWTTTWVRTGEGRYEKTERMGKSIAEKEVKVPPGFLTTDVLFPYMEQMQKEGRKEFKADMFNLTLGQTLPVKVVYGGEKGGIRRFSVTFWGMEEEVSMDGEGMVVGETMPWGVSAAPLSDSDRIGSLSMESLFTRTGVPAANVPGDLAARGTAVFYLNGSVSMPPSTAWQSVSREDGRLTARLTRPVVPAKGSRSVDPRMSRDDFPGLDLDSKRIRELAAKITSGMNDPWEKARAVGAWVFGNLGNTMRESFSALEVLDAGEGECQSHSILAVSLIRAAGVPARFACGVVYMPDRGLFLFHTWVEVYTGQWVPIDPTLGAFPAGVDHLTLVEGGYTDQFRVFPYIMGQGGWSVTFVAGQK
- the carA gene encoding carbamoyl-phosphate synthase small chain, whose protein sequence is MQSLAQILKDSKPRAILALADGTVLRGWGFGASGTAVGEVVFNTCMTGYQEILTDPSYHRQIVVMTPTQIGNTGVNSMDSESSRPHVAGFIVRESSPLTSSWRADEGMESFLERNGIVGIEGIDTRALTRRLRDHGAQGGVIGIGDIDPDELIAKAKGWGSMEGRDLVTEVTPSEGYTWEEGPFHPVTGFARVEKKHHVVAMDFGIKRNILRELAGLGCAVTVVPAFISPERILELSPDGVFLSNGPGDPEPVGYAVDTVRALLGKVPIFGICLGHQILGLALGGRTRKLVFGHHGGNHPVKDLATGKVEITSQNHGFVVDPDSILAAGGRVEVSHINLNDGTVEGIRHLDIPVFSVQYHPEASPGPHDSHYLFRRFLELMT
- the divK_2 gene encoding polar-differentiation response regulator DivK produces the protein MTDSTEKTILLVDDSPLFLTKMGDLLGEASFRTVECSSSLKAKDIIESRYGELDLIITDLNMPCWDGFELIDWLRDQPYGKSIPVLVMTGAYELSEIVDRLNELKVNGMLNKGAHPHHVVFRINSILFPEMEEKRQYERVSIHISTSYYTLDGLPHDAVITNLSLGGCFLVTGDLAPANELISVSIALSAPKRVILQSGEVVWVIGRESWSRKKQAIQGMGVQWTGLTNPDRLLLESYIEDVLKTERLFTMFSP
- the rpfG_8 gene encoding cyclic di-GMP phosphodiesterase response regulator RpfG encodes the protein MTHFTGKSDSARILVVDDEEMVREVLVEFLVAQGYRVDTAPGGTEALNLVEANPYDLILTDIRMPDKNGMAVLEGVRKKLTNTAVILMTGHSELDTAIEAMRMGAYDYISKPFNLDSLQVSVDRALEKVNLTRLNREYQNTLEHKVMEQSELIRSMFTDVVSSLTTAIEAKDQYTSGHSSRVTQLSEWLAGRLDLSREMKQNIVTAAQLHDIGKLGIVDRILNKPGKLTDEEYDLVKQHPLTSVRILEPIIHQPTLGFVRNHHERWDGRGYPDGLAGDQVPIGGRIIAVADAFDAMTSTRAYRPSMGWDKAIAEIERCSGTQFDPDLAAAFLPITEKDLGWE